Proteins encoded by one window of Gemmatimonadota bacterium:
- a CDS encoding DUF4159 domain-containing protein — protein sequence MIRTSWRPLLVGAVLLVGGTALSAQRGGGYPTEINNVPYDGRFTYARIKYTAVDMGRGGFRGRFDPMWNHDYPRSDRTFPQILSELSTIKARIDGSVVYTADDPLLHRFPVAYLCEVGAWVPSEAEVVGLRSYLVKGGFVIVDDFGGAQELDNFDRQLARVLPGTRRIRLDVSHPLFDTFYQITDLSFGEAFGRSAGPELYGIFQDNDPAKRLMMVVNYNYDISERWEWSFTGRDPLPTGDAFKLGINYVIYSFTH from the coding sequence ATGATCCGAACTAGCTGGCGCCCGCTGCTCGTCGGGGCCGTGTTGCTTGTCGGTGGTACCGCCCTGTCGGCACAGCGGGGCGGGGGCTATCCGACCGAGATCAACAACGTCCCGTATGACGGCCGCTTTACGTACGCCCGCATCAAGTACACCGCGGTCGACATGGGTCGTGGCGGCTTCCGTGGCCGCTTCGATCCGATGTGGAACCATGACTATCCACGTTCCGATCGGACCTTTCCGCAGATCCTCTCGGAGCTGAGCACCATCAAGGCGCGCATCGACGGCAGCGTGGTGTACACCGCCGACGACCCGCTCCTGCATCGCTTCCCGGTGGCGTATCTCTGCGAGGTCGGGGCGTGGGTGCCGAGCGAGGCGGAGGTCGTCGGGCTGCGGAGCTACCTGGTCAAGGGCGGCTTCGTGATCGTCGATGACTTTGGCGGCGCGCAGGAACTCGACAACTTCGATCGGCAGCTCGCCCGGGTCCTCCCGGGGACGCGCCGGATCCGGCTCGACGTGAGTCATCCGCTCTTCGACACCTTCTACCAGATCACCGACCTTTCCTTCGGTGAGGCGTTCGGGCGGAGTGCCGGTCCGGAACTGTACGGCATCTTCCAGGACAACGACCCCGCCAAGCGGTTGATGATGGTGGTCAACTACAACTACGACATCTCGGAGCGGTGGGAGTGGTCCTTCACCGGCCGCGATCCGCTGCCCACTGGCGATGCCTTCAAGTTGGGCATCAACTACGT